A single window of Columba livia isolate bColLiv1 breed racing homer chromosome 16, bColLiv1.pat.W.v2, whole genome shotgun sequence DNA harbors:
- the LOC110355730 gene encoding multiple epidermal growth factor-like domains protein 6 isoform X5 encodes MHIIPSSTMRPGVFLLLGLLVLRADLGTAPEETGERPKPGECPAAQSGPSGTCRERCRGDSDCPDAQKCCNSSCGHQCLPPAPVVKPGTCPASPAPDTDRPCRDACAHDSDCPGSAKCCPLACGLACLPPSHEDASPAPATPQPLHQWRCHQDQDCPPPEVCCHQRCSAECHTHGRGVPTADPAWQEGTNCWSDGDCGDGETCCGGRCAGLCSAEHQGKAGFCPAHAGLFPTYDCRAWCRRDAECPGEQKCCLRGCDYVCLSPSQEKPGICPPAEETPTAAAPCGPSCAGDGQCPGAQKCCSSRCGHECLAPERGEGTVTGTAVPHTAGRAGKPPVGHCPGWGCRRAGAQSGWVPAARGVPLPAPAAPSRPFQTNPASARRCGRGGHRSRARSRTPAATTGTVPGRRSAASPAVPCAALVLPEITPGSVPRHSPAGTPGAGTGADAWTTASAGERKSAATPAAAGTAWPCPERAGAGPAAGVCRSARPTRSVPGDRGAPAPAAAASAWKFPEVEWECAPSPGRGERAWTCAALTKSVPGATSAAATAVAMSAQQPLCKNMMPQLCHSMVPSSAQRSARLTRSVPGDRGAPAPAAAAYARTPLEAEKERALSPGAVGHVWSCAASTRSVPGATSAAATAAATSAHGCLVILRDRRAAAWWQADTFVGGLRVVTGPSWPVPSLPPPAIKHTHGCLQPLLILSSTRPAPPGPGTGPCVPGAAPAAPGAHWGRDDPTRGGVTGPLMRCRHSPGAGCGTGTTPGNH; translated from the exons ATGCACAtcatccccagcagcaccatgagGCCGGGGGTTTTCctcctcctggggctcctcGTCCTCAGGGCAGATCTGGGCACTGCACCAGAGGAGACAGGCG AACGACCCAAACCCGGGGAGTGCCCTGCGGCGCAGTCGGGGCCGTCGGGGACGTGCCGGGAGCGGTGCCGAGGCGACAGCGACTGTCCCGACGCGCAGAAATgctgcaacagcagctgtggCCACCAGTGTCTGCCACCAGCCCCGGTCG TGAAACCCGGCAcctgccccgccagccccgcaccGGACACCGACCGGCCGTGCCGGGATGCCTGCGCCCACGACAGCGACTGCCCCGGCAGTGCCAAGTGCTGCCCCCTCGCCTGCGGGCTCGCCTGCCTGCCCCCTTCGCACG AGGACGCCAGCCCTGCCCCGGCCACTCCGCAGCCGCTCCACCAGTGGAGGTGCCATCAGGACCAGGACTGTCCCCCGCCTGAGGTGTGCTGTCACCAGCGGTGCAGCGCGGAGTGTCACACACATGGACGAG GGGTCCCCACGGCCGACCCAGCCTGGCAGGAGGGGACAAATTGCTGGAGCGACGGCGACTGCGGCGATGGGGAGACGTGCTGCGGCGGCCGGTGCGCGGGGTTGTGCAGCGCTGAACACCAAG GGAAGGCCGGCTTCTGCCCGGCCCACGCCGGGCTGTTCCCCACCTACGACTGCAGAGCCTGGTGTCGGCGCGATGCCGAGTGCCCCGGCGAGCAGAAGTGCTGCCTGCGCGGCTGCGACTACGTCTGCCTGTCCCCGTCCCAAG aGAAACCGGGCATCTGTCCCCCGGCCGAGGAGACACCGACCGCCGCGGCCCCGTGCGGCCCCTCCTGCGCTGGGGACGGGCAGTGTCCGGGCGCTCAgaagtgctgcagcagcaggtgcgGTCACGAGTGCTTGGCCCCCGAACGAGGTGAGGGGACAGTCACTGGGACAGCGGTGCCACACACGGCCGGGCGCGCTGGCAAACCTCCCGTGGGGCATTGCCCGGGGTGGGGCTGCCGCCGGGCGGGTGCTCAGTCAGGGTGGGTGCCCGCAGCGCGAGGGGTGCCTCTccctgcccctgctgccccttCCCGCCCCTTTCAGACAAACCCGGCAAGTGCCCGAAGGTGCGGCCGCGGCGGCCACCGGAGTCGTGCGCGGAGCAGGACTCCTGCAGCCACGACAGGGACTGTCCCCGGCAGGAGAAGTGCTGCTTCTCCGGCTGTGCCATGCGCTGCGCTCGTCCTGCCAGAG ATCACCCCGGGGAGTGtcccccggcacagccctgctgggacCCCCGGCGCAGGCACAGGAGCCGATGCCTGGACGACAGCGTCTGCCGGCGAGAGGAAAAGTGCTGCGACACCGGCTGCGGCTGGGACTGCGTGGCCATGCCCAGAG AGagcgggggcggggccagcaGCTGGTGTGTGCAGGAGTGCGAGGCCGACGCGCAGTGTCCCCGGGGACAGAGGTGCACCAGCACCGGCTGCGGCCGCGTCTGCATGGAAATTCCCGGAG GTAGAGTGGGAGTGTGCCCCATCCCCAGGGAGGGGGGAACGTGCCTGGACCTGTGCAGCTTTGACGAAGAGTGTCCCTGGGGCCACAAGTGCTGCAGCAACGGCTGTGGCCATGTCTGCACAGCAGCCTCTCTGCAAG AATATGATGCCACAGTTGTGCCACAGCATGGTGCCAAGCAGTGCACAGAGGAGTGCGAGGCTGACTCGCAgtgtccctggggacagaggtgcacCCGCACCAGCTGCGGCCGCGTATGCACGGACACCCCTGGAG GCAGAGAAGGAGCGtgccctgtccccaggggcCGTGGGACATGTGTGGAGCTGTGCAGCCTCGACGAGGAGTGTCCCTGGGGCCACAAGTGCTGCAGCAACGGCTGCGGCCACATCTGCACACGGGTGCTTGGTG ATCCTGCGTgacagaagagcagcagcttgGTGGCAGGCAGACACTTTCGTTGGGGGACTAAGGGTGGTCACAGGTCCCAGCTGGCCTGTCCCCTCCCTACCACCTCCAGCAATAAAGCACACACATGGCTGCCTCCAGCCACTCCTCATTCTCAGCAGTACCAGGCCGGCACCACCAGGCCCTGGGACAGGCCCTTGTGTtcctggagcagccccagcagcacctggggCTCACTGGGGAAGGGATGATCCCACCAGGGGTGGTGTTACAGGGCCACTGATGAGGtgcaggcacagccctggggcaggCTGTGGGACGGGTACCACCCCAGGCAACCACTGA
- the LOC110355730 gene encoding multiple epidermal growth factor-like domains protein 6 isoform X9: protein MHIIPSSTMRPGVFLLLGLLVLRADLGTAPEETGGQPHKPGRCPRDFTRCLRLEPPLCANDSSCPGWHKCCPRECRLRCTPPAEEKPGTCPAAAPEGLFYPCAFPCLEDRDCLGAQKCCPLRCGVACLEPLQERPKPGECPAAQSGPSGTCRERCRGDSDCPDAQKCCNSSCGHQCLPPAPVVKPGTCPASPAPDTDRPCRDACAHDSDCPGSAKCCPLACGLACLPPSHEDASPAPATPQPLHQWRCHQDQDCPPPEVCCHQRCSAECHTHGRGVPTADPAWQEGTNCWSDGDCGDGETCCGGRCAGLCSAEHQGKAGFCPAHAGLFPTYDCRAWCRRDAECPGEQKCCLRGCDYVCLSPSQEKPGICPPAEETPTAAAPCGPSCAGDGQCPGAQKCCSSRCGHECLAPERDKPGKCPKVRPRRPPESCAEQDSCSHDRDCPRQEKCCFSGCAMRCARPARDHPGECPPAQPCWDPRRRHRSRCLDDSVCRREEKCCDTGCGWDCVAMPRESGGGASSWCVQECEADAQCPRGQRCTSTGCGRVCMEIPGGRVGVCPIPREGGTCLDLCSFDEECPWGHKCCSNGCGHVCTAASLQEYDATVVPQHGAKQCTEECEADSQCPWGQRCTRTSCGRVCTDTPGGREGACPVPRGRGTCVELCSLDEECPWGHKCCSNGCGHICTRVLGDPA from the exons ATGCACAtcatccccagcagcaccatgagGCCGGGGGTTTTCctcctcctggggctcctcGTCCTCAGGGCAGATCTGGGCACTGCACCAGAGGAGACAGGCG ggcaacCGCACAAGCCGGGAAGGTGCCCACGGGATTTCACACGCTGCTTGCGCCTGGAACCCCCACTCTGTGCCAACGACTCCAGCTGCCCCGGCTGGCACAAGTGCTGCCCCCGGGAGTGCCGGCTCCGCTGCACCCCCCCAGCAGAAG AGAAACCCGGCACCTGCCCGGCAGCGGCCCCCGAGGGACTGTTCTACCCTTGCGCCTTCCCCTGCCTGGAGGACAGGGACTGCCTGGGAGCGCAGAAGTGCTGCCCGCTGCGCTGCGGCGTCGCCTGCCTGGAGCCGCTGCAGG AACGACCCAAACCCGGGGAGTGCCCTGCGGCGCAGTCGGGGCCGTCGGGGACGTGCCGGGAGCGGTGCCGAGGCGACAGCGACTGTCCCGACGCGCAGAAATgctgcaacagcagctgtggCCACCAGTGTCTGCCACCAGCCCCGGTCG TGAAACCCGGCAcctgccccgccagccccgcaccGGACACCGACCGGCCGTGCCGGGATGCCTGCGCCCACGACAGCGACTGCCCCGGCAGTGCCAAGTGCTGCCCCCTCGCCTGCGGGCTCGCCTGCCTGCCCCCTTCGCACG AGGACGCCAGCCCTGCCCCGGCCACTCCGCAGCCGCTCCACCAGTGGAGGTGCCATCAGGACCAGGACTGTCCCCCGCCTGAGGTGTGCTGTCACCAGCGGTGCAGCGCGGAGTGTCACACACATGGACGAG GGGTCCCCACGGCCGACCCAGCCTGGCAGGAGGGGACAAATTGCTGGAGCGACGGCGACTGCGGCGATGGGGAGACGTGCTGCGGCGGCCGGTGCGCGGGGTTGTGCAGCGCTGAACACCAAG GGAAGGCCGGCTTCTGCCCGGCCCACGCCGGGCTGTTCCCCACCTACGACTGCAGAGCCTGGTGTCGGCGCGATGCCGAGTGCCCCGGCGAGCAGAAGTGCTGCCTGCGCGGCTGCGACTACGTCTGCCTGTCCCCGTCCCAAG aGAAACCGGGCATCTGTCCCCCGGCCGAGGAGACACCGACCGCCGCGGCCCCGTGCGGCCCCTCCTGCGCTGGGGACGGGCAGTGTCCGGGCGCTCAgaagtgctgcagcagcaggtgcgGTCACGAGTGCTTGGCCCCCGAACGAG ACAAACCCGGCAAGTGCCCGAAGGTGCGGCCGCGGCGGCCACCGGAGTCGTGCGCGGAGCAGGACTCCTGCAGCCACGACAGGGACTGTCCCCGGCAGGAGAAGTGCTGCTTCTCCGGCTGTGCCATGCGCTGCGCTCGTCCTGCCAGAG ATCACCCCGGGGAGTGtcccccggcacagccctgctgggacCCCCGGCGCAGGCACAGGAGCCGATGCCTGGACGACAGCGTCTGCCGGCGAGAGGAAAAGTGCTGCGACACCGGCTGCGGCTGGGACTGCGTGGCCATGCCCAGAG AGagcgggggcggggccagcaGCTGGTGTGTGCAGGAGTGCGAGGCCGACGCGCAGTGTCCCCGGGGACAGAGGTGCACCAGCACCGGCTGCGGCCGCGTCTGCATGGAAATTCCCGGAG GTAGAGTGGGAGTGTGCCCCATCCCCAGGGAGGGGGGAACGTGCCTGGACCTGTGCAGCTTTGACGAAGAGTGTCCCTGGGGCCACAAGTGCTGCAGCAACGGCTGTGGCCATGTCTGCACAGCAGCCTCTCTGCAAG AATATGATGCCACAGTTGTGCCACAGCATGGTGCCAAGCAGTGCACAGAGGAGTGCGAGGCTGACTCGCAgtgtccctggggacagaggtgcacCCGCACCAGCTGCGGCCGCGTATGCACGGACACCCCTGGAG GCAGAGAAGGAGCGtgccctgtccccaggggcCGTGGGACATGTGTGGAGCTGTGCAGCCTCGACGAGGAGTGTCCCTGGGGCCACAAGTGCTGCAGCAACGGCTGCGGCCACATCTGCACACGGGTGCTTGGTG ATCCTGCGTga
- the LOC110355730 gene encoding multiple epidermal growth factor-like domains protein 6 isoform X7 produces the protein MHIIPSSTMRPGVFLLLGLLVLRADLGTAPEETGGQPHKPGRCPRDFTRCLRLEPPLCANDSSCPGWHKCCPRECRLRCTPPAEEKPGTCPAAAPEGLFYPCAFPCLEDRDCLGAQKCCPLRCGVACLEPLQERPKPGECPAAQSGPSGTCRERCRGDSDCPDAQKCCNSSCGHQCLPPAPVVKPGTCPASPAPDTDRPCRDACAHDSDCPGSAKCCPLACGLACLPPSHEDASPAPATPQPLHQWRCHQDQDCPPPEVCCHQRCSAECHTHGRGVPTADPAWQEGTNCWSDGDCGDGETCCGGRCAGLCSAEHQGKAGFCPAHAGLFPTYDCRAWCRRDAECPGEQKCCLRGCDYVCLSPSQEKPGICPPAEETPTAAAPCGPSCAGDGQCPGAQKCCSSRCGHECLAPERGEGTVTGTAVPHTAGRAGKPPVGHCPGWGCRRAGAQSGWVPAARGVPLPAPAAPSRPFQTNPASARRCGRGGHRSRARSRTPAATTGTVPGRRSAASPAVPCAALVLPEITPGSVPRHSPAGTPGAGTGADAWTTASAGERKSAATPAAAGTAWPCPERAGAGPAAGVCRSARPTRSVPGDRGAPAPAAAASAWKFPEVEWECAPSPGRGERAWTCAALTKSVPGATSAAATAVAMSAQQPLCKNMMPQLCHSMVPSSAQRSARLTRSVPGDRGAPAPAAAAYARTPLEWGALSCRQRRSVPCPQGPWDMCGAVQPRRGVSLGPQVLQQRLRPHLHTGAW, from the exons ATGCACAtcatccccagcagcaccatgagGCCGGGGGTTTTCctcctcctggggctcctcGTCCTCAGGGCAGATCTGGGCACTGCACCAGAGGAGACAGGCG ggcaacCGCACAAGCCGGGAAGGTGCCCACGGGATTTCACACGCTGCTTGCGCCTGGAACCCCCACTCTGTGCCAACGACTCCAGCTGCCCCGGCTGGCACAAGTGCTGCCCCCGGGAGTGCCGGCTCCGCTGCACCCCCCCAGCAGAAG AGAAACCCGGCACCTGCCCGGCAGCGGCCCCCGAGGGACTGTTCTACCCTTGCGCCTTCCCCTGCCTGGAGGACAGGGACTGCCTGGGAGCGCAGAAGTGCTGCCCGCTGCGCTGCGGCGTCGCCTGCCTGGAGCCGCTGCAGG AACGACCCAAACCCGGGGAGTGCCCTGCGGCGCAGTCGGGGCCGTCGGGGACGTGCCGGGAGCGGTGCCGAGGCGACAGCGACTGTCCCGACGCGCAGAAATgctgcaacagcagctgtggCCACCAGTGTCTGCCACCAGCCCCGGTCG TGAAACCCGGCAcctgccccgccagccccgcaccGGACACCGACCGGCCGTGCCGGGATGCCTGCGCCCACGACAGCGACTGCCCCGGCAGTGCCAAGTGCTGCCCCCTCGCCTGCGGGCTCGCCTGCCTGCCCCCTTCGCACG AGGACGCCAGCCCTGCCCCGGCCACTCCGCAGCCGCTCCACCAGTGGAGGTGCCATCAGGACCAGGACTGTCCCCCGCCTGAGGTGTGCTGTCACCAGCGGTGCAGCGCGGAGTGTCACACACATGGACGAG GGGTCCCCACGGCCGACCCAGCCTGGCAGGAGGGGACAAATTGCTGGAGCGACGGCGACTGCGGCGATGGGGAGACGTGCTGCGGCGGCCGGTGCGCGGGGTTGTGCAGCGCTGAACACCAAG GGAAGGCCGGCTTCTGCCCGGCCCACGCCGGGCTGTTCCCCACCTACGACTGCAGAGCCTGGTGTCGGCGCGATGCCGAGTGCCCCGGCGAGCAGAAGTGCTGCCTGCGCGGCTGCGACTACGTCTGCCTGTCCCCGTCCCAAG aGAAACCGGGCATCTGTCCCCCGGCCGAGGAGACACCGACCGCCGCGGCCCCGTGCGGCCCCTCCTGCGCTGGGGACGGGCAGTGTCCGGGCGCTCAgaagtgctgcagcagcaggtgcgGTCACGAGTGCTTGGCCCCCGAACGAGGTGAGGGGACAGTCACTGGGACAGCGGTGCCACACACGGCCGGGCGCGCTGGCAAACCTCCCGTGGGGCATTGCCCGGGGTGGGGCTGCCGCCGGGCGGGTGCTCAGTCAGGGTGGGTGCCCGCAGCGCGAGGGGTGCCTCTccctgcccctgctgccccttCCCGCCCCTTTCAGACAAACCCGGCAAGTGCCCGAAGGTGCGGCCGCGGCGGCCACCGGAGTCGTGCGCGGAGCAGGACTCCTGCAGCCACGACAGGGACTGTCCCCGGCAGGAGAAGTGCTGCTTCTCCGGCTGTGCCATGCGCTGCGCTCGTCCTGCCAGAG ATCACCCCGGGGAGTGtcccccggcacagccctgctgggacCCCCGGCGCAGGCACAGGAGCCGATGCCTGGACGACAGCGTCTGCCGGCGAGAGGAAAAGTGCTGCGACACCGGCTGCGGCTGGGACTGCGTGGCCATGCCCAGAG AGagcgggggcggggccagcaGCTGGTGTGTGCAGGAGTGCGAGGCCGACGCGCAGTGTCCCCGGGGACAGAGGTGCACCAGCACCGGCTGCGGCCGCGTCTGCATGGAAATTCCCGGAG GTAGAGTGGGAGTGTGCCCCATCCCCAGGGAGGGGGGAACGTGCCTGGACCTGTGCAGCTTTGACGAAGAGTGTCCCTGGGGCCACAAGTGCTGCAGCAACGGCTGTGGCCATGTCTGCACAGCAGCCTCTCTGCAAG AATATGATGCCACAGTTGTGCCACAGCATGGTGCCAAGCAGTGCACAGAGGAGTGCGAGGCTGACTCGCAgtgtccctggggacagaggtgcacCCGCACCAGCTGCGGCCGCGTATGCACGGACACCCCTGGAG TGGGGTGCTCTGTCTTGCAGGCAGAGAAGGAGCGtgccctgtccccaggggcCGTGGGACATGTGTGGAGCTGTGCAGCCTCGACGAGGAGTGTCCCTGGGGCCACAAGTGCTGCAGCAACGGCTGCGGCCACATCTGCACACGGGTGCTTGGTG A
- the LOC110355730 gene encoding multiple epidermal growth factor-like domains protein 6 isoform X8 produces the protein MHIIPSSTMRPGVFLLLGLLVLRADLGTAPEETGGQPHKPGRCPRDFTRCLRLEPPLCANDSSCPGWHKCCPRECRLRCTPPAEEKPGTCPAAAPEGLFYPCAFPCLEDRDCLGAQKCCPLRCGVACLEPLQERPKPGECPAAQSGPSGTCRERCRGDSDCPDAQKCCNSSCGHQCLPPAPVVKPGTCPASPAPDTDRPCRDACAHDSDCPGSAKCCPLACGLACLPPSHEDASPAPATPQPLHQWRCHQDQDCPPPEVCCHQRCSAECHTHGRGVPTADPAWQEGTNCWSDGDCGDGETCCGGRCAGLCSAEHQGKAGFCPAHAGLFPTYDCRAWCRRDAECPGEQKCCLRGCDYVCLSPSQEKPGICPPAEETPTAAAPCGPSCAGDGQCPGAQKCCSSRCGHECLAPERDKPGKCPKVRPRRPPESCAEQDSCSHDRDCPRQEKCCFSGCAMRCARPARDHPGECPPAQPCWDPRRRHRSRCLDDSVCRREEKCCDTGCGWDCVAMPRESGGGASSWCVQECEADAQCPRGQRCTSTGCGRVCMEIPGGRVGVCPIPREGGTCLDLCSFDEECPWGHKCCSNGCGHVCTAASLQEYDATVVPQHGAKQCTEECEADSQCPWGQRCTRTSCGRVCTDTPGGREGACPVPRGRGTCVELCSLDEECPWGHKCCSNGCGHICTRVLGGKEVHGR, from the exons ATGCACAtcatccccagcagcaccatgagGCCGGGGGTTTTCctcctcctggggctcctcGTCCTCAGGGCAGATCTGGGCACTGCACCAGAGGAGACAGGCG ggcaacCGCACAAGCCGGGAAGGTGCCCACGGGATTTCACACGCTGCTTGCGCCTGGAACCCCCACTCTGTGCCAACGACTCCAGCTGCCCCGGCTGGCACAAGTGCTGCCCCCGGGAGTGCCGGCTCCGCTGCACCCCCCCAGCAGAAG AGAAACCCGGCACCTGCCCGGCAGCGGCCCCCGAGGGACTGTTCTACCCTTGCGCCTTCCCCTGCCTGGAGGACAGGGACTGCCTGGGAGCGCAGAAGTGCTGCCCGCTGCGCTGCGGCGTCGCCTGCCTGGAGCCGCTGCAGG AACGACCCAAACCCGGGGAGTGCCCTGCGGCGCAGTCGGGGCCGTCGGGGACGTGCCGGGAGCGGTGCCGAGGCGACAGCGACTGTCCCGACGCGCAGAAATgctgcaacagcagctgtggCCACCAGTGTCTGCCACCAGCCCCGGTCG TGAAACCCGGCAcctgccccgccagccccgcaccGGACACCGACCGGCCGTGCCGGGATGCCTGCGCCCACGACAGCGACTGCCCCGGCAGTGCCAAGTGCTGCCCCCTCGCCTGCGGGCTCGCCTGCCTGCCCCCTTCGCACG AGGACGCCAGCCCTGCCCCGGCCACTCCGCAGCCGCTCCACCAGTGGAGGTGCCATCAGGACCAGGACTGTCCCCCGCCTGAGGTGTGCTGTCACCAGCGGTGCAGCGCGGAGTGTCACACACATGGACGAG GGGTCCCCACGGCCGACCCAGCCTGGCAGGAGGGGACAAATTGCTGGAGCGACGGCGACTGCGGCGATGGGGAGACGTGCTGCGGCGGCCGGTGCGCGGGGTTGTGCAGCGCTGAACACCAAG GGAAGGCCGGCTTCTGCCCGGCCCACGCCGGGCTGTTCCCCACCTACGACTGCAGAGCCTGGTGTCGGCGCGATGCCGAGTGCCCCGGCGAGCAGAAGTGCTGCCTGCGCGGCTGCGACTACGTCTGCCTGTCCCCGTCCCAAG aGAAACCGGGCATCTGTCCCCCGGCCGAGGAGACACCGACCGCCGCGGCCCCGTGCGGCCCCTCCTGCGCTGGGGACGGGCAGTGTCCGGGCGCTCAgaagtgctgcagcagcaggtgcgGTCACGAGTGCTTGGCCCCCGAACGAG ACAAACCCGGCAAGTGCCCGAAGGTGCGGCCGCGGCGGCCACCGGAGTCGTGCGCGGAGCAGGACTCCTGCAGCCACGACAGGGACTGTCCCCGGCAGGAGAAGTGCTGCTTCTCCGGCTGTGCCATGCGCTGCGCTCGTCCTGCCAGAG ATCACCCCGGGGAGTGtcccccggcacagccctgctgggacCCCCGGCGCAGGCACAGGAGCCGATGCCTGGACGACAGCGTCTGCCGGCGAGAGGAAAAGTGCTGCGACACCGGCTGCGGCTGGGACTGCGTGGCCATGCCCAGAG AGagcgggggcggggccagcaGCTGGTGTGTGCAGGAGTGCGAGGCCGACGCGCAGTGTCCCCGGGGACAGAGGTGCACCAGCACCGGCTGCGGCCGCGTCTGCATGGAAATTCCCGGAG GTAGAGTGGGAGTGTGCCCCATCCCCAGGGAGGGGGGAACGTGCCTGGACCTGTGCAGCTTTGACGAAGAGTGTCCCTGGGGCCACAAGTGCTGCAGCAACGGCTGTGGCCATGTCTGCACAGCAGCCTCTCTGCAAG AATATGATGCCACAGTTGTGCCACAGCATGGTGCCAAGCAGTGCACAGAGGAGTGCGAGGCTGACTCGCAgtgtccctggggacagaggtgcacCCGCACCAGCTGCGGCCGCGTATGCACGGACACCCCTGGAG GCAGAGAAGGAGCGtgccctgtccccaggggcCGTGGGACATGTGTGGAGCTGTGCAGCCTCGACGAGGAGTGTCCCTGGGGCCACAAGTGCTGCAGCAACGGCTGCGGCCACATCTGCACACGGGTGCTTGGTGGTAAGGAGGTCCATGGCCGCTGA